The following are encoded together in the Deltaproteobacteria bacterium genome:
- a CDS encoding UPF0280 family protein: MKKERRYRNWMAKDGLVPFQVRVKETDLYILAQIPLEREAEEATIHLRQQIEGYIKKETLFRESLLPLPLDPWAPEIVGDMLAASQKAGIGPMATVAGAIAEFVGKALLAFTPEVVVENGGDIFLQINSERKIGIFARSSPLNMKVGIQIPPERTPLGICTSSGTVGHSQSFGRANAVCVISPSATLADAVATSLGNMVQGKKDIERALEEGQKISGVEGIVIILDDVLGVWGDYELVKL; encoded by the coding sequence TTGAAAAAAGAAAGGCGCTACCGGAATTGGATGGCAAAGGACGGGTTGGTTCCCTTTCAGGTAAGGGTGAAGGAGACCGACCTCTACATCCTCGCCCAGATCCCGTTGGAGAGGGAGGCCGAGGAGGCGACCATCCACCTCCGCCAGCAGATAGAGGGATATATCAAGAAGGAGACCCTCTTTAGGGAGAGCCTTCTTCCTCTCCCCTTGGATCCTTGGGCGCCGGAGATCGTGGGGGATATGCTGGCCGCCTCCCAGAAGGCCGGGATAGGGCCCATGGCCACGGTGGCCGGTGCCATTGCGGAGTTTGTGGGCAAGGCCCTCCTTGCCTTTACCCCCGAGGTGGTGGTGGAAAACGGCGGGGACATCTTTCTTCAGATAAATAGCGAGAGGAAGATCGGGATCTTTGCCCGCAGTTCCCCATTGAACATGAAGGTGGGAATACAAATCCCGCCCGAGAGGACACCTTTGGGAATCTGTACCTCCTCCGGCACCGTGGGGCACTCTCAGAGCTTCGGCAGGGCAAACGCCGTCTGCGTCATCTCCCCCTCGGCCACCTTGGCTGATGCCGTGGCCACCTCTTTGGGAAACATGGTGCAGGGTAAAAAGGATATCGAAAGGGCCCTGGAAGAGGGGCAAAAGATCTCTGGGGTGGAGGGGATAGTGATTATCCTAGATGACGTCCTGGGAGTATGGGGGGATTATGAATTAGTAAAGTTATGA
- the mnmA gene encoding tRNA 2-thiouridine(34) synthase MnmA, whose translation MKSKHKKVAVAMSGGVDSSVAAALLQEGDYDVIGLWMQLLGEGPFERDPSFHDVLCSAKTLGISLYAIDLHSLFQKEIINYFFREYLAGRTPNPCALCNPKIKLGALLERALGLGAELFATGHYARVKWDPNTRRFIILRGIDRKKDQSYFLWGLSQVQLARCILPNGGLTKEAVRTMAKKRGLPLTERGESHEICFIPHGDYRDFLRKRLKGKLPSRGEIVDKDGRPLGRHQGIFNFTIGQRRGIGIPSRRPYYVLRIDPATNQVVVGEKEDLLAKGLVAQGMNWISIPPPQEGFRAMGNIRYRHPGGLCRVTPHGEDECIVNFDEPQEAITPGQALALYQDDMLLGGGWIREVCNEQGKGRHRDPGL comes from the coding sequence ATGAAGTCCAAGCACAAAAAGGTCGCTGTCGCCATGAGCGGAGGGGTGGACAGCTCCGTGGCTGCTGCCCTCCTGCAGGAAGGGGATTATGATGTCATCGGCCTCTGGATGCAGCTGTTGGGAGAGGGCCCCTTTGAAAGAGATCCATCCTTCCACGATGTACTTTGCTCAGCCAAGACCCTAGGGATCTCCCTTTATGCCATAGACCTCCACTCACTCTTTCAAAAAGAAATCATTAACTATTTCTTCCGAGAATATCTGGCCGGCAGGACACCCAACCCCTGCGCCCTCTGCAACCCCAAGATCAAGCTCGGTGCCTTGCTTGAGAGGGCCTTAGGGTTGGGGGCGGAGCTCTTCGCCACAGGCCACTACGCGCGGGTAAAATGGGATCCCAACACAAGGAGGTTCATCATCCTTAGGGGCATCGACAGGAAAAAGGATCAATCCTACTTCCTCTGGGGGTTGTCCCAGGTGCAGCTGGCCCGATGCATCCTCCCCAACGGGGGATTGACCAAGGAAGCGGTAAGGACAATGGCCAAAAAAAGGGGACTCCCTCTGACCGAGCGGGGGGAGAGCCATGAGATATGCTTCATCCCCCACGGCGACTACCGGGATTTCTTGCGAAAAAGGCTCAAAGGAAAGCTACCATCTAGAGGTGAGATCGTCGACAAAGACGGCCGGCCCTTGGGGAGACATCAGGGGATCTTCAATTTTACCATTGGGCAACGACGGGGGATCGGAATCCCGTCACGCCGGCCATATTATGTCCTGAGGATAGACCCCGCCACCAACCAGGTAGTAGTGGGGGAAAAGGAGGATCTCTTGGCCAAAGGGCTAGTGGCCCAGGGGATGAACTGGATCTCCATACCACCTCCTCAGGAGGGGTTCAGGGCAATGGGTAATATTAGATATCGCCATCCCGGGGGCCTTTGTAGGGTGACACCCCACGGAGAGGATGAATGCATCGTAAACTTCGATGAGCCTCAAGAGGCCATCACCCCTGGTCAAGCCTTAGCCCTATACCAAGACGATATGTTGCTGGGGGGAGGATGGATAAGGGAGGTCTGCAATGAGCAAGGGAAGGGTCGCCATCGTGACCCTGGGCTGTAA
- a CDS encoding four helix bundle protein, translated as MYSFYKITKGFPKEERYRLTSQIRRAAV; from the coding sequence ATGTATAGCTTTTATAAGATTACAAAGGGTTTCCCGAAAGAGGAGCGATATAGATTAACATCACAGATAAGAAGGGCTGCTGTATGA
- a CDS encoding 4Fe-4S dicluster domain-containing protein has product MYTKKIVLRFTKKTWDKPIVYRLGKDYDLVFNILKASVFPKQESVMVLELSGTEENYHRGIEYLMSKGITVEPIEHDIERDDATCTHCGACTAVCPTGALSIKRETMEVLFSSEMCVGCELCIKACPVRAMKANF; this is encoded by the coding sequence ATGTACACTAAAAAGATAGTCCTGCGTTTCACCAAGAAGACCTGGGACAAGCCCATCGTCTATAGGCTGGGCAAGGACTACGATCTGGTCTTCAACATCCTCAAAGCGAGCGTCTTCCCCAAGCAGGAGAGCGTCATGGTCCTGGAGTTAAGCGGCACTGAGGAGAACTACCACCGGGGGATAGAGTACCTGATGAGCAAAGGGATAACCGTTGAGCCCATCGAGCACGACATCGAGCGGGATGACGCCACCTGCACCCACTGTGGGGCCTGTACCGCCGTGTGCCCCACCGGAGCCCTTTCCATCAAGAGGGAGACCATGGAGGTACTCTTCTCCAGCGAGATGTGCGTGGGATGTGAGCTCTGCATCAAGGCCTGTCCTGTACGGGCCATGAAGGCCAATTTTTAG
- a CDS encoding 3-isopropylmalate dehydratase small subunit encodes MKVSGRSWKFGNDVDTDAIIPARYLNTSDPQELAQHCMEDVDSTFAQMVRPGDIILAGKNFGCGSSREHAPIAIKAAGVSCVIAKGFARIFYRNAFNMGLPILESPEAAEGTQQGDELEVDLGKGEIHNLTQGKTFVSRPIPPFMQELIRDGGLMRHITKRLKETT; translated from the coding sequence ATGAAGGTAAGCGGAAGGAGTTGGAAATTCGGTAATGATGTAGATACCGATGCCATCATTCCAGCCAGGTATCTAAATACCTCGGACCCCCAGGAGCTAGCCCAGCACTGTATGGAGGATGTTGACTCCACCTTTGCCCAGATGGTCCGCCCGGGGGACATCATCCTGGCCGGAAAGAACTTTGGCTGTGGTTCCTCCAGAGAGCATGCCCCCATCGCCATCAAGGCCGCGGGGGTATCCTGTGTGATCGCCAAGGGGTTTGCCAGGATATTTTACCGCAACGCCTTCAACATGGGGCTACCCATCTTGGAGTCCCCAGAGGCGGCGGAGGGAACTCAACAAGGGGATGAGCTGGAGGTGGACCTGGGCAAGGGGGAGATCCACAACCTTACCCAGGGAAAGACCTTTGTGTCACGCCCCATCCCCCCATTCATGCAGGAGTTGATCAGGGATGGAGGGTTGATGAGGCATATCACAAAGAGGTTAAAGGAGACCACTTGA